TTTCAGGTAGAAAGGCGTGTAATAGGCAGGGTCTTCAAATTCGGCGGCATGCCATTTGCGCAATGCCGTTTCGATCATGTCTTCCGCGATGGGATATACATCCGCCAGCCATTCGGCCTGCAGCCACTGGTCTCCGAAAGCTTCCCGGCATTTCCGCTCACCATCTCCGAAAAACAACACATTTCCCTTTTCACGGAATCCCAGTAGATAATCTTCCTGCACCACTTCTGCACGAACATCCCTGCAACGCATTCCGGATGTATCATACACGGCGGCATATACCTCCATGCGACGGGCATCCAGCATCGCACATAGAAATTGTACATCCGTCAATCGTTGCGGATGGTTCTTTAACACATGTGATACCATTACCTCATGCGTGGGAACCGAAATCAGCGGAATACCCAACGCATAGCAGAGCCCCTTTGCCGTGGCCACACCGATCCGCAATCCGGTATAAGAACCCGGACCGGCACTGACGGCCACCGCGTGCAACCCGGATGGTTCGACCCCAGCATCTTTCAATACTTCCATTACAAAACCGGTAAGCTTTTCTGCATGGGAGAACTGTCTGTCGATGTGGGATTGGGTTGTAACCAGTTCCAAACCGGAGGTCAATGCCACCGAGCATGCCAAACCGGATGTTTCCAGATGGAGGATCCGGGGGGTGTTCGTTTGGTCATTCACCGGGCTTACTTTTCGGAATTGTCGAACAAAGACTCTTTCGAGACCTTTTCAACGAGATCCTGGTCTTTAAGCAGTCGTGAGATCGCATTGTAAGGTGCAGATATCACCTCATCCCCTTCCTGCAATCCTTTGGTAATTTGGATGTAGGTGTTGTCCTGGATGCCTGTTTCCACTTCCCGCATCACCGCCTTGCCGTCTTGCAAAAGAAATACATACGACTTGATGTGCACCGGTTCTTTTGCCTTTTGCTGATCTTCTTTCTCCTTCTCTCCTTCTTCCGGTGTGTCATCCCCGGGCACACGCCGTTTGCTGCGCAGCATGGTGCTGTCACGGGTGGTCACACATTGAATGGGCACTGTAAGTACATTGTTGGCTGACTCCGTGCGGATCTCCACCGTGGCAGACATACCTGGCCTGAAAGGAGAGTAATTGGCCTCTTTGCCTTTTGTGAGTGCCTTATAGGATTCCGGCAGAATCCTGATCTTGACCTGGAAGTTGGTAACCTGGTCCATGCTGAGTCCCTGCGTATTCGCAGAATTGGCAATTTCGGTAACAACACCCTTGAACGTTTTATCCAGGTACGCATCCACCTCAATATCAGTTGTGTCTCCCAGTGTCACCCGTACGATGTCATTTTCATTCACCTCCACATTCACCTCCATCGCATCCAGGTTGGCGATACGCAACATTTCCGTTCCGGCCATCTGGGTGGTTCCCACTACCCTTTCTCCCTGTTCTATGCTCAGGCCGTACACGGTTCCGGAAATAGGTGCGAATATCTCTGTCTTGGCGAGGTTGTCACGGGCTTCCTTCAAAGCAGCTTCTGCACTCCTCACGGTGAACTCTGCTGCATTCACGTTTTCCTCTGCTGCACGCACATCTGCGGAAGCCGATTCAAAAGACGCTACCGATGCGTCGAAGTCGGCCTGGGAAATGGCCTTTTTATCCCACAACACCTTGTTGCGTTTGTGGGTGAGCTCTGTATTGATGAAAGCGGCCTTTACCTGTTCCAGTCGGGCTTTTGAATTGGCAAGGTTCGCACGGCTTGTATTCAGGGATGCCTCCATGCGTTCCACAGCCGACCGGTATACATCCGGCTTGATGACTGCAATGGGATCATCCTTTTTCAGCATCTGACCTTCCCGGACAAACAGGGAAACGATCTCACCCGATACATCCGGACTGATTTTCACTTCCGTTTCAGGCTGGATCTTGCCATTTGCAGAAACCGACTCGATGACCGAACGCATATCAGCCTTTTCCGTCGCTACCTTCAGCCCTTTGTGTTGTCCGATCACTCCGGATTTCCTTCCTACAATTGCAAAAAGGACCAGAACCACCACGGCACCCAGCAGAATGT
The DNA window shown above is from Flavobacteriales bacterium and carries:
- the tsaB gene encoding tRNA (adenosine(37)-N6)-threonylcarbamoyltransferase complex dimerization subunit type 1 TsaB, whose protein sequence is MNDQTNTPRILHLETSGLACSVALTSGLELVTTQSHIDRQFSHAEKLTGFVMEVLKDAGVEPSGLHAVAVSAGPGSYTGLRIGVATAKGLCYALGIPLISVPTHEVMVSHVLKNHPQRLTDVQFLCAMLDARRMEVYAAVYDTSGMRCRDVRAEVVQEDYLLGFREKGNVLFFGDGERKCREAFGDQWLQAEWLADVYPIAEDMIETALRKWHAAEFEDPAYYTPFYLKEFEAKKAKKLI
- a CDS encoding efflux RND transporter periplasmic adaptor subunit, whose amino-acid sequence is MKSKKLLYILLGAVVVLVLFAIVGRKSGVIGQHKGLKVATEKADMRSVIESVSANGKIQPETEVKISPDVSGEIVSLFVREGQMLKKDDPIAVIKPDVYRSAVERMEASLNTSRANLANSKARLEQVKAAFINTELTHKRNKVLWDKKAISQADFDASVASFESASADVRAAEENVNAAEFTVRSAEAALKEARDNLAKTEIFAPISGTVYGLSIEQGERVVGTTQMAGTEMLRIANLDAMEVNVEVNENDIVRVTLGDTTDIEVDAYLDKTFKGVVTEIANSANTQGLSMDQVTNFQVKIRILPESYKALTKGKEANYSPFRPGMSATVEIRTESANNVLTVPIQCVTTRDSTMLRSKRRVPGDDTPEEGEKEKEDQQKAKEPVHIKSYVFLLQDGKAVMREVETGIQDNTYIQITKGLQEGDEVISAPYNAISRLLKDQDLVEKVSKESLFDNSEK